TGTCCGTTCTTCCAATTCTATCTGTAACCAAAGGAAAAGGTAAGAAAAGCCTATTTGGGCTATTGGATTTCTATTGGCTGGAGGGACAGAATTGTCTTCTTGGGGCCAATGGAGCGAAGTTAATTTTTTATCCTCAGTATCCTGAGGTTCGGTTTTCTGGATTTCTTCGAGGGACAGATATTAGCTATTCGCGATTGCTCGCGGAGGATACGCGCGTTCATGGACGAGTGCTATTCTTGGGAGTTGCTGGTTCGCGAGTTATTGGTCTTGTTGTGTCTGCTGGGGCTCGGGTTGCCAAAGAAGTCGCAAAAGTGGCAGAGTCAAGCGACGACGTGTTGGTGGATATTGGTGTTCTTTCAGATTCGAATTCCGCTAAGAATAAACTTTTTAAATCTCTAAAAGAAGTGAGTAAGTCGGGATGGTTGAAATCCTGCCGTAGATCCAATGATAAGATTTTACCGTGTAAAGGTGTAAATTGTGGAGGCTACACTTTGGAAGCCCTTCTGGGGATTTCAAATAATGGAAAGTCCGAACCTGACTTTATGGGTTGGGAGTTAAAGTCTGTACAAGCTAAGAGTTTTGAAAAGATGCCAGTTGGGCGCATCACCCTTTTCACGCCTGAGCCTGACGGCGGAATATATGTAGTGAAGGGTGTAAACCAGTTTGTACAGTCATATGGCTATCCCGATAAAAATGGGAAACCGAATAGAATGAACTTCAGTAGTCCTCATTATTTTGGGAAAATAAACAAAAACACCGGGTTGAAAATCGAAATTCAAGGATTCTCGAAGGGGAAAATTACGGATACTAATGGCGGAGTGTGCTTGGTGGGGAAGCGCGGTGAGATTGCTGCAAAATGGAACTTCAGTGGTCTTATGGAGCATTGGAACAAAAAGCATAATAAAGTTTGCTTTGTTCCATCTCAGAAAAAGGCATCCAATAACTGCGATCAGTTTAGATATTCCGACATGGTTTATTTAGGGGAAGGGTCTGACTTTGTTCGCTTCCTTAGTGCTCTCGAAATTGGTGCTGTTTATTATGATCCAGGTATTCACGTGGTAAACGGGGTACCTAAACGAAGAAGTCAATTTCGTGTCGATTTCAAAAAGCTATCATGCTTGTATGATCGATTTGGTTCAGAGTCTTTGATTTAGATAATGGTTGAGTGAGGTTGCCGGAAAAACAGATCCAACTTGATTTTTAACTCCGCTGTGTCAAAATTGATCAACGGAAAGACAATGAAATCACGATTCACGGAAGAATAAATTGTCTGAGCTTTGCAGCGTCTCAAGAATGGGATCAAGCAAGATGATCTAGCCAGAGAACTCGGCATATCGATCGCCACCATTCAGGTTTGGAAGAAAAAACACAACGATATGAACGTTAACGTAGCTCGACGGATTCGGGAGCTCGAGTTGGAAAATGCAAAGCTCAAACGAATCGTAGCGGATCAAGCTCTCGATATAGTTATGCTCAAGGATGTACACTCAAAAAAGTGGTAGCCAAACCTAAGCGATTGGCAGCCCAACATTTGATTGAAAGGCATGACGTCAGCGAACGCCGTGCTTCAAAGGTTTTGGGTCTCTCACTGTCAACTAAGGGATATAAATCTCATCCGCGCGATGAAGCTTGATGCGAAACGTATTGAAGATGCTGCTGCATAAGTGTAATGATGGAGGTTGA
This region of Bdellovibrio sp. GT3 genomic DNA includes:
- a CDS encoding MvaI/BcnI family restriction endonuclease; protein product: MDSLSKIRSVFRENGCTELYAKILAENDNAKNQIYFGPNFKALSVLPILSVTKGKGKKSLFGLLDFYWLEGQNCLLGANGAKLIFYPQYPEVRFSGFLRGTDISYSRLLAEDTRVHGRVLFLGVAGSRVIGLVVSAGARVAKEVAKVAESSDDVLVDIGVLSDSNSAKNKLFKSLKEVSKSGWLKSCRRSNDKILPCKGVNCGGYTLEALLGISNNGKSEPDFMGWELKSVQAKSFEKMPVGRITLFTPEPDGGIYVVKGVNQFVQSYGYPDKNGKPNRMNFSSPHYFGKINKNTGLKIEIQGFSKGKITDTNGGVCLVGKRGEIAAKWNFSGLMEHWNKKHNKVCFVPSQKKASNNCDQFRYSDMVYLGEGSDFVRFLSALEIGAVYYDPGIHVVNGVPKRRSQFRVDFKKLSCLYDRFGSESLI
- a CDS encoding transposase, with the translated sequence MQRLKNGIKQDDLARELGISIATIQVWKKKHNDMNVNVARRIRELELENAKLKRIVADQALDIVMLKDVHSKKW